One segment of Clostridium botulinum DNA contains the following:
- a CDS encoding DUF6873 family GME fold protein — MYCFIDYRSTKEEIHNLQKLNIDPILVPKSNNVYEAINGHPDIQMNILKNSSDKQIIIHKDINSQFINLLDKKNIKYILSNSALSNTYPNDIILNSLILDDYFIHNLKYSDNNLLDSQHSKLKINVSQGYTKCSVLPVRNKALITSDKGIYSTLINYDFDILLLPPGDIHLPNLNYGFIGGTGGLVSNNKMAFFGELNHYAWGNEVIKFLNKYDVSPIYLRKGKLIDRGSLLLL; from the coding sequence ATGTATTGTTTTATAGACTATAGATCAACAAAAGAAGAAATTCATAATTTACAAAAACTTAATATTGATCCCATTTTAGTGCCTAAATCCAATAATGTATATGAAGCTATAAATGGTCATCCTGACATTCAAATGAATATATTGAAAAATTCTTCCGACAAACAAATTATTATTCATAAGGATATAAATTCACAATTTATAAATTTATTAGATAAAAAGAATATAAAATATATTCTTTCAAATTCAGCCTTGTCTAATACATATCCTAATGATATTATTTTAAATTCCTTAATTTTAGATGATTACTTTATTCACAACTTAAAATATAGCGATAATAATCTTTTAGATTCTCAACATTCAAAATTAAAAATAAATGTTTCTCAAGGATATACAAAATGTTCTGTACTGCCAGTTAGAAACAAGGCACTTATAACTAGTGATAAAGGAATCTATTCTACATTAATAAATTATGATTTTGATATCCTTTTACTACCTCCTGGCGATATACATCTTCCAAATTTAAATTATGGATTTATTGGAGGTACTGGAGGATTAGTTTCTAATAATAAGATGGCTTTCTTTGGTGAATTAAATCATTACGCGTGGGGGAATGAAGTGATTAAATTTTTAAATAAATATGATGTTTCTCCTATTTATTTAAGAAAAGGTAAATTAATAGATAGAGGTAGCTTGCTTCTGCTTTAA
- the hslO gene encoding Hsp33 family molecular chaperone HslO — translation MNDKIVRATAKNGMVRIIGGITTNLVNEGSKIHECTPVAAAALGRMLTAGTLMGTTLKGEKESLTLKINGGGEAKGITITAHNDASVKGFIGNPYVTRELNDKGKLDVGGAIGKDGLLYVIKDLGLKEPYVGQVPIYSGEIAEDFAYYFTVSEQTPSAVSLGVLVDKDLSIKAAGGFIVQMMPDADELLADLVTYRLEEIPPITTLISEGKTIEEILEFIFEGMDLNILDSIEPSYKCDCSREKVEKALASIGKKDLQEIYDDGKNEEIVCNFCNTKYSFTTNDIGELLKNSIKK, via the coding sequence ATGAACGATAAGATAGTTAGAGCAACAGCTAAAAATGGAATGGTTAGAATAATTGGAGGAATCACGACAAACTTAGTTAATGAGGGAAGCAAAATTCACGAGTGTACTCCAGTAGCGGCAGCAGCATTAGGAAGAATGCTTACTGCAGGAACTTTGATGGGAACTACATTAAAAGGTGAAAAAGAATCTTTAACTCTGAAGATTAATGGTGGAGGAGAAGCAAAAGGAATAACAATAACTGCACATAATGATGCAAGTGTTAAGGGCTTTATAGGTAACCCATATGTTACTAGAGAATTAAATGATAAAGGCAAGCTAGATGTTGGCGGTGCTATAGGTAAAGATGGACTTTTATATGTAATTAAGGACTTAGGTTTAAAAGAACCATATGTAGGTCAAGTACCAATATATAGTGGGGAAATAGCAGAAGATTTTGCTTACTATTTTACAGTATCTGAACAAACACCATCAGCAGTATCTTTAGGCGTACTTGTAGATAAAGATTTATCTATAAAAGCTGCAGGTGGATTTATAGTTCAAATGATGCCAGATGCAGATGAACTTTTAGCAGATTTAGTAACTTATAGATTAGAAGAAATACCACCTATAACTACACTTATATCGGAAGGGAAAACAATAGAAGAGATATTAGAATTTATATTTGAAGGTATGGATTTAAATATTTTAGATTCTATTGAACCAAGTTATAAATGTGACTGCTCAAGAGAAAAAGTAGAAAAAGCTTTAGCATCTATAGGAAAGAAGGATTTACAAGAAATATATGATGATGGAAAAAATGAAGAAATAGTATGTAATTTCTGTAATACTAAATATTCATTTACAACTAATGATATTGGTGAGTTGTTAAAAAATTCTATTAAAAAATAA
- a CDS encoding class I SAM-dependent DNA methyltransferase: MAYGEFANIYDKLIYEDINYDLVGKRIIELCKEHDIKYEDYLDLACGTGNVSINVAKYFKNTYAVDLSDDMLNVAFDKFKKNKIKAKIICQDMCELSLNHKFDLITSVLDSTNYLTEDDDLISYFNRVHEHLKDDGIFIFDINSYYKLSTILGNNIYTYNSDDVFYTWENVFEEEVLNMFLTFFVKSKEELYEKIEEQHIERAYKEEELEKALKDCGFKLVGKFDNYSSKSVFKESERIVYVVSK; this comes from the coding sequence ATGGCTTATGGAGAATTCGCAAATATTTATGATAAGTTAATATATGAAGATATAAATTATGATTTAGTAGGTAAGAGAATTATAGAATTATGTAAAGAACATGATATAAAATATGAAGACTACTTAGATTTAGCGTGTGGGACAGGTAATGTTTCAATAAATGTAGCTAAATATTTTAAAAATACATATGCAGTTGATTTATCTGATGATATGCTAAATGTAGCATTTGATAAATTTAAGAAAAATAAAATTAAAGCAAAAATAATATGTCAGGATATGTGTGAGTTATCTCTAAATCATAAATTTGATTTAATAACATCTGTTCTTGACTCAACAAATTATTTAACAGAAGATGACGATCTAATTAGTTATTTTAATAGAGTACATGAACATTTAAAAGATGATGGAATATTTATTTTTGATATAAATTCTTATTATAAATTATCAACTATATTAGGTAATAATATTTATACATATAATTCAGATGATGTATTTTATACATGGGAAAATGTATTTGAAGAAGAAGTACTTAATATGTTTTTAACTTTTTTTGTTAAAAGTAAAGAAGAATTATATGAAAAAATTGAAGAACAACATATAGAAAGAGCTTATAAAGAGGAAGAATTAGAAAAAGCTTTAAAAGATTGTGGTTTTAAATTAGTAGGTAAGTTCGATAATTACAGTAGTAAATCTGTATTTAAAGAAAGTGAAAGAATAGTTTATGTTGTAAGCAAATAA
- a CDS encoding small, acid-soluble spore protein, alpha/beta type has protein sequence MSGTPLKKIIKSKIKSNKELTEAEKMREKLKYEIAEELGLGDKVDKEGWGGLSAEETGRIGGMMTKRKKILNMPTNNQILQNAIHNKKI, from the coding sequence GTGAGTGGTACACCATTAAAAAAAATAATAAAATCAAAAATAAAGTCTAATAAAGAACTTACTGAAGCTGAAAAAATGAGGGAAAAATTAAAATACGAAATTGCAGAAGAACTTGGATTAGGTGATAAAGTAGATAAAGAGGGCTGGGGTGGACTTTCAGCTGAAGAAACAGGACGAATAGGAGGCATGATGACAAAAAGAAAGAAAATACTTAATATGCCAACTAATAATCAAATATTACAAAATGCAATTCATAATAAAAAAATTTAA
- a CDS encoding aspartate-semialdehyde dehydrogenase produces the protein MYNVAIVGATGNVGRKFLEILEERDFPVKNLYLFASKRSEGKTLKFKGEDFLVEETCEENIKNKKIDYALFSAGGDASKEFAPIFASYGAVAIDNSSAWRMDPEVPLVVPEVNPEDIKLHKGIIANPNCSTIQAMPIVKALNDKYGIKRIVYSTYQAVSGAGIQAIKDLEDGVKGIAPKKFPYPIAGNVLPHIDVFLDNGYTKEEEKMINETRKILHCPDLRITATTARVPVLNGHSESINVELNSPFEVEDIFELFRNTNGVTVYDDVRELKYPTPLMVSGKDDVYVGRIRRDFSIDNGLNLWVVGDNIRKGAALNAIQIAEIMIQSNN, from the coding sequence GTGTATAATGTCGCAATAGTTGGGGCTACTGGAAATGTAGGAAGAAAATTTTTAGAAATTCTAGAAGAAAGAGATTTTCCAGTAAAAAATTTATATCTTTTTGCATCTAAAAGATCTGAAGGAAAAACTTTAAAATTTAAAGGAGAGGATTTTTTAGTTGAGGAAACATGCGAAGAGAATATAAAAAATAAAAAAATAGACTATGCACTTTTTTCAGCAGGTGGAGATGCTAGTAAAGAATTTGCACCTATATTTGCTTCATATGGAGCTGTAGCAATTGATAATAGTAGTGCTTGGAGAATGGATCCTGAGGTACCTTTAGTAGTACCAGAGGTAAATCCTGAAGACATAAAACTTCATAAAGGAATAATTGCAAATCCAAACTGTTCTACTATACAAGCTATGCCTATAGTGAAAGCATTAAATGATAAATATGGAATCAAAAGAATAGTATATTCAACTTATCAAGCCGTATCAGGTGCTGGAATTCAAGCCATAAAAGATTTAGAAGATGGCGTTAAAGGAATTGCACCAAAAAAATTCCCTTATCCTATAGCAGGTAATGTTTTACCTCATATAGATGTCTTTTTAGATAATGGGTACACTAAAGAAGAAGAAAAAATGATTAATGAAACAAGAAAAATTCTTCATTGTCCTGATTTAAGAATAACAGCTACTACAGCTAGAGTTCCTGTATTAAATGGACATAGTGAAAGTATAAATGTAGAATTAAATTCTCCATTTGAAGTAGAGGATATTTTTGAATTATTTAGAAACACTAATGGTGTAACTGTATATGATGATGTAAGAGAATTAAAATACCCAACCCCTCTTATGGTATCAGGAAAAGATGATGTCTATGTTGGTAGAATCAGAAGGGACTTTAGTATTGATAATGGCTTAAACCTATGGGTTGTTGGAGATAATATAAGAAAAGGGGCAGCTCTTAATGCTATTCAAATTGCTGAAATAATGATCCAATCTAACAATTAA
- the dapA gene encoding 4-hydroxy-tetrahydrodipicolinate synthase gives MSVFEGSGVAIVTPFNDKGVDYDKLKDLLEWHVKEGTDSIVICGTTGEATTMTENEKKTVIKFAVDVINKRIPVIAGTGSNNTLSAIEMSRYAQSVGVDAILVITPYYNKTSQKGLFKHFKAVNDSVNIPIILYNVPSRTGVNITPKALVQIAELNNVVAIKEASGNISQIMEMKSLCKDKIDIYSGNDDQIVPIMSLGGKGVISVLANVIPNEVHTLTKKCLEGKFDEALDIQLNRLKLTNALFIETNPIPVKTAMNLMGFEVGSLRLPLCEMEDSNLETLKTILKENKLI, from the coding sequence ATGTCAGTATTTGAAGGTTCAGGTGTAGCTATTGTTACTCCTTTTAATGATAAAGGAGTAGATTATGATAAATTAAAGGATTTATTAGAATGGCACGTTAAAGAAGGAACAGATTCTATTGTTATTTGTGGAACTACTGGTGAAGCAACTACAATGACAGAAAACGAAAAGAAAACTGTAATCAAATTTGCAGTTGATGTTATAAATAAGAGGATACCAGTAATTGCTGGTACAGGCTCAAATAATACACTATCTGCTATCGAAATGAGTAGATATGCACAAAGTGTTGGTGTTGATGCAATACTTGTAATTACTCCTTATTATAATAAAACTTCACAAAAAGGATTATTTAAGCATTTTAAAGCAGTAAATGATTCTGTAAACATTCCAATAATTCTTTATAATGTACCAAGTAGAACTGGTGTAAATATAACTCCAAAGGCTTTAGTTCAAATAGCAGAATTAAATAATGTAGTTGCTATAAAAGAAGCTAGCGGAAATATAAGTCAAATCATGGAAATGAAATCATTATGCAAAGATAAAATAGATATTTATTCTGGTAATGATGATCAAATAGTTCCAATAATGTCTCTTGGAGGCAAAGGCGTTATATCAGTTTTAGCTAACGTTATACCAAATGAGGTTCATACACTTACTAAAAAATGTTTAGAAGGAAAATTTGATGAAGCTTTAGACATTCAATTAAACAGATTGAAATTAACAAATGCTTTATTTATAGAAACAAATCCTATTCCTGTAAAAACAGCTATGAATCTTATGGGATTTGAAGTTGGCTCTTTAAGACTTCCACTATGTGAAATGGAAGATAGTAATTTAGAAACATTAAAGACTATTTTAAAGGAAAATAAATTAATATAA
- the dapB gene encoding 4-hydroxy-tetrahydrodipicolinate reductase, translating into MIKIVLNGCCGKMGKVITECASKFNNLEIVAGIDKFPHETSYPIFETPEDLNLDYDVLLDFSRSDALKGLLSLTEKTKKPLVICSTGFSNEDLALIEEKSRTLPLFRSANMSLGINLINSLLRKVTPLLYGNYDIEIIEKHHNQKVDSPSGTAVLLADTIKDSINEETKFVYGRSGLSKREENEIGIHAIRGGSIVGDHDVIFAGVGEVIELSHKAISREVFAIGALKACEYMGTISNPGLYTMDDVIGITK; encoded by the coding sequence ATGATAAAAATAGTATTAAACGGTTGCTGTGGCAAAATGGGTAAAGTCATAACTGAATGTGCTAGCAAATTTAATAATTTAGAAATTGTTGCTGGTATAGATAAGTTCCCTCATGAAACATCTTATCCTATATTTGAAACGCCTGAAGACTTAAATCTAGATTACGATGTATTATTAGATTTTTCAAGATCAGATGCTTTAAAAGGATTACTAAGTTTAACTGAAAAAACTAAAAAACCATTAGTTATCTGTTCAACAGGATTTTCTAATGAAGATTTAGCTTTAATAGAAGAAAAAAGCAGAACACTTCCACTATTCCGTTCTGCTAATATGTCACTTGGAATAAATTTAATAAATTCTCTATTAAGAAAAGTAACACCTCTTCTTTATGGTAATTATGATATTGAGATCATAGAAAAACATCATAATCAAAAGGTAGATTCTCCTAGTGGTACTGCTGTTTTACTTGCAGACACAATAAAGGATTCTATAAATGAAGAAACAAAATTTGTTTATGGACGTTCAGGATTATCAAAAAGAGAAGAAAATGAAATAGGAATTCATGCTATCAGAGGTGGTTCTATAGTTGGAGATCACGATGTAATCTTTGCTGGAGTTGGTGAAGTAATTGAGTTATCTCATAAAGCTATATCTAGAGAAGTATTTGCTATCGGAGCTTTAAAAGCTTGCGAATACATGGGTACTATATCAAATCCTGGTTTATATACTATGGATGATGTTATAGGTATAACTAAATAG
- a CDS encoding peptide ABC transporter substrate-binding protein, which yields MKTSKIKKLCAITLALTLGFSSLVGCGGGTSNDPNAQAITYNLNADPKTLDPALSEAVDSATIIVNAFEGLYKLDENNKAIPGIAEKCDVSQDGTVYTFHIRDGVKWSNGESVTANDFEYSWKRVLNPATASGYAFQMSYIKGAEAYNQGKGSVEDVGVKAIDDKTLEVTLAAPCSYFLDLTAFTCYLPVNKTTVEANKDTWALNAETYVSNGPFKMTKYGMKDEIVLEKNENYYDVNNIKLDKLNVKLVTEDTSAWASFKTGDFDMVDVVPTSEIEGALADGTGKNFPLLGTGFYVINVSDSVNAIDPNAAKVLQDKRVRKALNLAIDRPSIIKNILKGGQTPATGFVAQGIKDLDGSDFADKKYFKAEGDIEEAKKLLAEAGYPNGEGFPNLVALINPVNPNGDIAQAMQDMWKTNLGINVELQSQEWKVFQTTRSAKQYEIGFHSWVGDYIDPMTFLDMWESTSGQNCAGYNNPEYDKLIRAAKVEQDQTKRFEMLHQAEDILMEDMPIIPLNYQVKTKGIKDYVKGVNVSPLGFIYFDKAYVEGK from the coding sequence ATGAAAACTAGTAAAATTAAAAAGTTATGTGCAATAACTTTAGCATTAACTTTAGGTTTTTCAAGCTTAGTAGGTTGTGGCGGAGGAACTAGCAATGATCCAAATGCTCAAGCTATAACTTATAACTTAAATGCAGATCCTAAAACTTTAGATCCAGCATTAAGCGAAGCAGTAGATAGTGCAACTATTATAGTAAATGCATTTGAAGGATTGTATAAATTAGATGAGAATAATAAGGCTATTCCTGGAATTGCTGAAAAATGTGATGTTTCACAAGATGGAACAGTTTATACTTTCCATATAAGAGATGGAGTTAAATGGTCTAATGGAGAATCAGTTACAGCAAATGATTTTGAATATTCATGGAAGAGAGTATTAAATCCAGCAACAGCTTCAGGATATGCATTCCAAATGTCATATATTAAAGGTGCAGAAGCTTATAATCAAGGAAAAGGAAGTGTAGAGGATGTAGGAGTTAAAGCAATTGATGATAAGACTTTAGAAGTAACATTAGCTGCTCCATGTTCATACTTCTTAGATTTAACAGCATTTACTTGTTATTTACCAGTAAATAAGACTACAGTTGAAGCTAATAAGGATACTTGGGCTCTTAATGCAGAAACTTACGTTTCAAATGGACCTTTCAAGATGACTAAGTATGGTATGAAAGATGAAATAGTATTAGAAAAAAATGAAAATTACTATGATGTTAATAATATAAAACTTGATAAGTTAAATGTAAAACTTGTTACTGAAGATACATCAGCTTGGGCTAGTTTTAAAACAGGTGATTTTGATATGGTAGATGTTGTGCCAACATCAGAAATAGAAGGCGCATTAGCAGACGGAACAGGAAAGAATTTTCCTCTACTAGGAACAGGATTTTATGTAATAAATGTTTCTGACTCAGTAAATGCAATTGATCCTAATGCTGCAAAAGTATTACAAGATAAGAGAGTTAGAAAAGCTTTAAATCTTGCAATAGATAGACCTTCAATAATTAAAAATATATTAAAAGGTGGTCAAACACCAGCAACAGGATTTGTAGCACAAGGTATTAAAGATCTAGATGGATCAGATTTTGCTGATAAAAAATATTTTAAAGCAGAAGGTGATATAGAAGAAGCTAAGAAATTATTAGCTGAAGCTGGATATCCAAATGGAGAAGGATTCCCTAATCTTGTAGCACTTATTAATCCAGTTAATCCAAATGGTGATATTGCTCAAGCTATGCAAGATATGTGGAAAACTAATTTAGGAATTAATGTTGAACTTCAAAGTCAAGAATGGAAAGTATTCCAAACTACAAGAAGTGCAAAACAATATGAAATTGGATTCCATTCTTGGGTAGGTGATTATATAGATCCAATGACATTCTTAGATATGTGGGAAAGCACATCAGGACAAAACTGTGCAGGATATAATAATCCAGAATACGATAAGTTAATAAGAGCTGCAAAGGTTGAACAAGATCAAACTAAGAGATTTGAAATGTTACACCAAGCTGAAGATATATTAATGGAAGATATGCCTATAATACCATTAAATTATCAAGTTAAAACTAAAGGTATTAAAGACTATGTAAAAGGTGTTAATGTATCACCATTAGGATTTATATACTTTGATAAGGCATATGTAGAAGGAAAATAA
- a CDS encoding ABC transporter ATP-binding protein, which yields MEKDKEVILEVKDLCKYFPASKGLFKGKSYVKAVDRVSFTINKGETLGLVGESGCGKTTTGRTILKLYNPTAGKIIFKGKDITDYSVKDMVPLRKDMQMIFQDPYASLDPRMTVGDIIGEAIDVHGLYKGEERTNRIRSLLTKVGLASDHINRYPHEFSGGQRQRIGIARALAVQPSLIICDEPISALDVSIQAQVINMLEELQEELGLTYLFIAHDLSMVKHISTHIGVMYLGRMVEKGESNVVYSESMHPYTQALLSAVPIPDPDEAKNNQRIILEGDIPSPIDPPPGCRFQGRCRYAKPICSEIDPELKEVKPGHFVACHLYD from the coding sequence ATGGAAAAAGATAAAGAAGTAATTTTAGAAGTAAAAGATTTATGTAAATACTTCCCTGCAAGCAAAGGTTTATTTAAAGGAAAAAGTTATGTTAAAGCTGTTGATAGAGTTTCTTTTACAATAAATAAAGGAGAAACTTTAGGATTAGTAGGAGAATCAGGTTGTGGTAAAACAACTACAGGAAGAACCATATTAAAATTATATAATCCAACAGCAGGAAAGATAATTTTTAAGGGTAAAGATATAACAGATTATTCTGTAAAAGATATGGTACCTTTAAGAAAAGATATGCAAATGATATTCCAAGATCCATATGCATCATTAGATCCAAGAATGACAGTAGGAGATATTATAGGTGAAGCTATTGACGTTCATGGATTATATAAAGGTGAAGAGAGAACTAATAGAATAAGATCACTTCTAACTAAAGTTGGTCTTGCAAGTGATCATATTAATAGATATCCACATGAATTTTCAGGTGGACAAAGACAAAGAATAGGTATTGCTAGAGCATTAGCAGTTCAACCATCTTTAATTATATGTGATGAACCAATATCTGCACTTGATGTTTCAATTCAAGCTCAAGTTATAAATATGCTTGAAGAACTTCAAGAAGAGTTAGGATTAACTTATCTTTTTATAGCACATGACCTTTCAATGGTTAAACATATATCAACTCATATTGGAGTTATGTATTTAGGTAGAATGGTTGAAAAAGGGGAAAGCAATGTAGTATACTCAGAGTCAATGCATCCATATACTCAAGCGCTTCTTTCAGCAGTGCCAATACCTGATCCAGATGAAGCTAAAAATAACCAAAGAATAATATTAGAAGGAGATATACCATCTCCAATTGATCCACCACCAGGATGTAGATTCCAAGGTAGGTGTAGATATGCTAAGCCAATTTGTAGTGAAATTGATCCTGAATTAAAAGAGGTTAAACCAGGACATTTTGTAGCATGTCACTTATATGATTAA
- a CDS encoding ABC transporter ATP-binding protein produces the protein MEKLLEVKDLKTSFKTNVGEVHAVRGVSFYLDKGEALGIVGESGCGKSVTMMSIMRLLADNGKLAGGEIKFDGKDLSDIKESEMESIRGNDIGMIFQDPMTSLNPVYTIGDQLTEPLMKHTGMSRSEAKKEAIKMLQLVGIPSPEKRIKQYPHEFSGGMRQRAMIAMSLICEPKLIIADEPTTALDVTIQAQILDLMKDLKEKMNTSIILITHDLGVVADLCSRINVMYGGIIVETGTTEDIFYRGKHPYTWGLLRSVPNPKENSKEKLKPIEGQPPDLLKPPVGCPFAARCEYAMKVCLQKQPPQFDMGENHKVACWLCHEDAPHVESPIKRGEE, from the coding sequence ATGGAAAAACTATTAGAAGTAAAAGATTTAAAAACTTCCTTTAAAACTAATGTAGGAGAAGTGCATGCCGTAAGAGGTGTATCTTTTTATTTAGATAAAGGGGAAGCTTTAGGTATAGTTGGAGAATCAGGTTGTGGTAAAAGTGTTACTATGATGTCAATTATGAGATTACTTGCTGATAACGGAAAATTAGCAGGTGGAGAAATTAAATTTGATGGTAAAGATTTATCCGACATAAAAGAATCAGAAATGGAAAGTATAAGAGGAAATGATATTGGGATGATATTCCAAGATCCTATGACATCATTAAATCCGGTTTATACTATAGGAGACCAATTAACAGAACCATTAATGAAACATACTGGTATGAGTAGATCAGAAGCTAAAAAAGAAGCTATAAAAATGCTTCAACTAGTAGGAATACCAAGTCCAGAAAAAAGAATAAAACAATATCCACACGAATTTTCAGGCGGTATGAGACAAAGAGCTATGATTGCAATGAGTTTAATTTGTGAACCAAAGCTTATAATTGCTGATGAACCAACAACAGCGTTAGATGTTACAATTCAAGCACAAATCTTAGATTTAATGAAGGATTTAAAGGAAAAAATGAATACTTCAATTATATTAATTACTCATGATTTAGGAGTTGTTGCTGATCTTTGCTCAAGAATTAATGTAATGTATGGTGGAATAATAGTAGAAACAGGAACTACAGAAGATATTTTCTATAGAGGAAAGCACCCTTATACTTGGGGACTATTAAGAAGTGTTCCAAATCCTAAGGAAAATTCTAAAGAGAAACTTAAGCCAATTGAGGGACAACCACCAGATTTATTAAAACCTCCAGTAGGATGTCCATTTGCAGCAAGATGTGAATACGCAATGAAAGTTTGTCTTCAAAAGCAACCTCCACAATTTGATATGGGAGAAAATCATAAAGTGGCATGTTGGTTATGTCATGAAGATGCACCACATGTAGAATCACCTATAAAGAGAGGGGAAGAATAA
- a CDS encoding ABC transporter permease — protein MEEKINLEKDLFTPLTEEEKKIEVIVRPSIGYWKDAWNRLKKNKMAIISLIGIIVITAAAILVPMTSQYTYDSNSLSAVNLKPSAEHWFGTDQLGRDIFVRVFFGARYSLMIGVAAAFINLFIGVLYGGIAGFCGGKIDNLMMRIVDVLYSIPLIIYVIILMTILNKPGSGGSGLSTIILALSISYWIGMARIVRGDVLQLKQQEFVLAAKALGASNTRILIRHLIPNCIGSIMVTLTLLIPQAIFTEAFLSFIGLGLVPPKASLGTLANEAMKAIYQYPYQLLFPALAICLIILAFNLFGDGLSEALDPKNKR, from the coding sequence ATGGAAGAAAAAATTAATTTAGAAAAGGACTTATTTACTCCTCTAACTGAAGAAGAAAAAAAGATAGAGGTTATTGTAAGACCAAGTATTGGTTATTGGAAAGATGCATGGAACAGACTTAAGAAGAATAAGATGGCTATAATATCTTTAATCGGAATAATAGTTATTACAGCAGCAGCAATTTTAGTTCCTATGACATCACAATATACTTATGATTCAAATTCTTTATCTGCTGTTAATTTAAAACCATCAGCAGAACACTGGTTTGGAACAGATCAATTAGGTAGAGACATATTTGTAAGAGTATTTTTTGGTGCAAGATATTCATTAATGATTGGTGTAGCAGCAGCATTTATTAATTTATTTATAGGTGTATTATATGGTGGTATAGCAGGATTTTGTGGTGGAAAAATAGATAATTTAATGATGAGAATTGTTGATGTATTATATTCAATTCCATTAATAATATATGTAATTATTTTAATGACTATATTAAATAAACCAGGAAGTGGTGGAAGTGGTCTTTCAACTATTATACTAGCACTTTCAATATCTTATTGGATTGGTATGGCAAGAATTGTCAGAGGAGATGTATTGCAATTAAAGCAACAAGAATTTGTTCTTGCAGCAAAAGCTTTAGGAGCATCTAATACTAGAATACTTATAAGACATTTAATACCAAACTGTATTGGATCAATAATGGTTACACTGACTTTACTTATACCACAAGCAATATTTACAGAAGCATTTCTAAGTTTCATAGGATTAGGACTTGTTCCGCCTAAAGCATCTTTAGGTACTTTAGCTAATGAAGCAATGAAAGCAATATATCAATATCCTTATCAATTGCTATTCCCAGCACTAGCAATTTGTTTAATAATATTAGCATTTAATCTTTTCGGAGATGGATTAAGTGAAGCACTAGATCCTAAGAATAAGAGATAG